One Thalassotalea atypica DNA window includes the following coding sequences:
- a CDS encoding efflux RND transporter periplasmic adaptor subunit, with the protein MTEPVTTIEAKPARRMVQLRYVLTPIAIIFTAVIILIIMGILAPKPAKKPIVVKAPLVEVITLNQQDVAFSIASQGSVMPRTETNLISEVSGNVVSVSNKFQVGGFFRKGEELMQIDDITYQVALLKAESQLESATAELEQEQARGAQAKEEWLLTGNKLEEAPKLALRTPQLHQARAAIKAAKADLKEAKTKLERTKILAPYDAMLKAKHVDIGQYVTVGSSIAATFAVDYAEIRLPVKQRDVAFLNLPKINQSEASGSSVELFYEVDGVKHGWQSKLTRYEGVVDMTSRVHYVVAQLDDPYGIVQGSNNSELRIGSFVNADITGKQVSDATAIPRSAVHGANTVYLVDSQNKLHIKEVNVLRAEVAFVYTLDVIDSDLRLIMTNIETPVEGMTVRVSGEEQQAEQVAGTDAEADKSGEEQGDKS; encoded by the coding sequence ATGACAGAGCCCGTCACAACCATTGAAGCAAAACCTGCTCGCAGGATGGTGCAATTACGCTATGTGTTAACCCCGATTGCCATCATCTTTACGGCAGTTATTATATTAATCATCATGGGCATATTAGCGCCAAAACCTGCCAAAAAACCAATTGTAGTTAAGGCTCCTTTGGTTGAAGTTATTACATTAAATCAACAAGATGTCGCATTTTCCATTGCTAGCCAAGGTTCTGTTATGCCTAGAACGGAAACTAATTTGATTTCTGAAGTGTCCGGGAATGTTGTTTCTGTTTCAAATAAATTCCAAGTGGGGGGCTTTTTTAGAAAGGGCGAAGAGTTGATGCAAATCGATGACATTACCTATCAAGTAGCCTTACTCAAAGCCGAGTCGCAATTAGAATCTGCGACTGCAGAACTTGAACAAGAACAAGCACGTGGAGCGCAAGCAAAAGAAGAATGGTTGCTAACAGGCAATAAGCTGGAAGAAGCGCCTAAATTAGCATTACGTACTCCTCAATTACATCAAGCCAGAGCAGCGATTAAAGCTGCAAAAGCTGACTTAAAAGAAGCAAAAACAAAACTTGAGCGCACTAAAATCCTAGCACCTTATGATGCCATGCTGAAAGCTAAACACGTAGATATTGGCCAATATGTAACTGTTGGCAGTTCTATTGCTGCAACATTCGCGGTCGATTATGCTGAAATTCGCTTACCAGTAAAACAGCGTGATGTTGCGTTCTTAAATTTACCTAAAATCAACCAATCGGAGGCCTCTGGCTCTTCTGTAGAGTTATTTTATGAAGTTGACGGAGTCAAGCATGGCTGGCAGTCAAAGCTTACGCGTTATGAGGGGGTGGTAGATATGACTAGCCGGGTTCATTACGTTGTTGCACAGTTAGATGATCCTTACGGCATAGTACAAGGCAGTAATAACAGTGAATTACGGATTGGCTCATTTGTTAATGCAGATATCACAGGCAAGCAAGTATCAGATGCTACAGCTATCCCACGCAGTGCTGTACATGGCGCTAATACCGTTTACTTGGTTGATTCGCAAAACAAACTGCATATTAAAGAAGTCAATGTTCTACGAGCTGAGGTGGCCTTTGTTTACACTTTGGATGTTATAGACAGCGATCTTCGACTGATAATGACAAATATCGAAACACCCGTGGAAGGCATGACCGTTCGAGTTAGTGGGGAAGAACAGCAAGCAGAGCAAGTCGCTGGTACGGACGCAGAAGCAGATAAATCTGGAGAAGAGCAAGGCGATAAATCATGA
- a CDS encoding YacL family protein — protein sequence MEYEFRHDPITGSAKAQFSYEQEMIGPWLEVEVGNNAEMLSALLLAVSNIEQGQDQEITVTGKEYSVTLSSHDAHIQPNINMNGTGEMPNELNDDDLNFDSNVISSCGLDDFRQILLSWAKFTA from the coding sequence ATGGAATATGAATTCAGACACGACCCGATCACGGGAAGTGCAAAAGCGCAGTTTTCTTATGAGCAGGAAATGATTGGTCCATGGCTGGAAGTAGAAGTGGGCAACAATGCCGAAATGTTATCTGCATTGCTGTTGGCGGTATCTAATATAGAGCAAGGGCAAGATCAAGAAATTACTGTGACAGGTAAAGAATATTCCGTCACCTTATCGTCTCATGATGCGCATATCCAACCTAACATTAATATGAATGGCACTGGGGAAATGCCAAACGAGTTAAACGATGATGATCTTAATTTCGATTCTAACGTAATTAGTAGTTGTGGCTTAGATGATTTTCGTCAGATTTTACTTTCTTGGGCAAAATTTACAGCCTAG